In the genome of Rhodoplanes sp. Z2-YC6860, one region contains:
- a CDS encoding branched-chain amino acid ABC transporter permease, with product MDRRLQYILFAVWVLALASTPFWASNYIVRLAVVVAMYSTLTLSWNFIGGFAGYPSFSTAAFFGLGCYAGALAQRSGIPMVLAWGVATLFVGAFAAALGGIILRLRGHYFAIGSIGIVEVVRLLISSWGSLTGGGDGLNLPLLSGGPNAVARIFLIVMVTLMIVTFLITVYVDRSRLGFGLRCIQQNEDAANMAGVNITLYKVIAYTLSALFCGTVGAAYSSWTGYIDPTDSFSIIMTVKVPVMCLLGGPGTVLGPVIGTAAFTLLEEVFWANFLDYNRAILGTVIVILIFFLPGGLLAISYRDIGGRLARMFRGPKAAA from the coding sequence ATGGACCGGCGGCTGCAATACATCCTGTTTGCGGTCTGGGTGCTGGCGCTGGCCTCGACGCCATTCTGGGCCAGCAACTACATCGTCCGCCTCGCGGTCGTCGTCGCGATGTATTCGACGCTGACGCTGTCGTGGAATTTCATCGGCGGCTTCGCCGGCTATCCGTCGTTCTCGACCGCGGCGTTCTTCGGTCTCGGCTGTTATGCCGGTGCGCTGGCGCAACGCTCCGGCATCCCGATGGTGCTGGCCTGGGGCGTGGCAACGCTGTTCGTCGGCGCTTTTGCGGCGGCGCTGGGCGGGATCATCCTGCGGCTGCGCGGTCATTATTTCGCGATCGGCTCGATCGGCATCGTCGAAGTGGTGCGGCTCCTCATTTCGTCGTGGGGGAGCCTGACGGGCGGTGGCGACGGGCTGAATTTACCGCTGCTCAGCGGGGGTCCGAACGCGGTGGCGCGGATTTTTCTGATCGTCATGGTCACGCTGATGATCGTGACGTTCCTGATCACCGTTTACGTCGACCGCAGCCGGCTGGGCTTCGGGCTGCGCTGCATCCAGCAGAACGAGGACGCCGCCAACATGGCCGGCGTCAACATCACGCTCTACAAGGTTATCGCCTATACGCTCTCGGCGCTGTTCTGCGGCACCGTCGGCGCGGCCTATTCGTCCTGGACCGGCTACATCGATCCGACGGATTCATTCTCCATCATCATGACCGTCAAGGTGCCGGTGATGTGCCTCTTGGGCGGGCCCGGCACCGTGCTCGGTCCGGTGATCGGGACCGCGGCCTTCACGCTGCTCGAAGAGGTGTTTTGGGCCAATTTCCTTGACTACAACCGCGCCATCCTCGGCACGGTCATCGTCATCCTGATCTTCTTCCTGCCGGGCGGCTTGCTGGCGATCTCCTATCGCGACATCGGCGGGCGCCTTGCCAGGATGTTCCGCGGTCCGAAGGCCGCAGCATGA
- a CDS encoding ABC transporter ATP-binding protein, which yields MTILVAERVSRNFGGIRAIDDLSFALNQGEIVALIGPNGAGKTTLVNLLTGVLRPSSGHIRFEGFDVTAQRPFEAARRGLARTFQIVQPFPRMSVLENVAAAALFGGKQESVAAAMDVARQQLEFTGLTAFADRPASALTLAGRKRLELAKSMATNPKVLMLDEVNAGLNSGEIDGALKLIRQIAERGVTILIIEHLMKVVLSLAQRVLVLHHGQLIAEGSAQDMVRDPRVIEAYLGEKFAKRFTVEAANG from the coding sequence ATGACGATCCTGGTGGCCGAGCGGGTGAGCAGAAACTTTGGCGGCATCCGCGCCATCGACGACCTGAGTTTTGCGCTCAACCAAGGCGAGATCGTCGCCCTGATCGGCCCGAACGGCGCCGGCAAGACCACGCTGGTCAACCTTCTGACCGGCGTGCTGCGGCCGTCGTCCGGCCACATTCGCTTCGAAGGCTTTGACGTCACGGCGCAACGGCCGTTCGAGGCCGCGCGCCGCGGGCTCGCCCGCACGTTCCAGATCGTGCAGCCGTTTCCGCGCATGAGCGTGCTTGAGAACGTCGCTGCGGCGGCGCTGTTCGGCGGCAAGCAGGAGAGCGTCGCGGCCGCGATGGACGTGGCGCGCCAGCAGCTCGAGTTCACGGGGCTGACGGCTTTCGCCGACCGGCCGGCTTCGGCGTTGACGCTGGCCGGCCGCAAGCGGCTGGAGCTTGCAAAAAGCATGGCGACGAATCCGAAAGTGCTGATGCTCGACGAGGTCAATGCCGGGCTCAATTCCGGCGAGATCGACGGCGCGCTCAAGCTGATCCGGCAGATCGCCGAGCGCGGCGTGACGATCCTGATCATCGAGCATCTGATGAAGGTCGTGCTTTCGCTCGCGCAGCGCGTGCTGGTGCTGCATCACGGCCAGTTGATTGCCGAGGGCAGCGCTCAGGACATGGTGCGCGATCCCCGCGTCATCGAGGCCTATCTCGGCGAGAAATTCGCCAAGCGGTTCACGGTGGAGGCAGCGAATGGCTGA
- a CDS encoding ABC transporter ATP-binding protein encodes MAEQILTVEGLAAGYGDVRVLWDINLTVAAGEITCIVGSNGAGKTTLLRTISGLVAPSGGRIMFAGEDIASLPADQVLGRGIAHVPEGRRLFRGLSVHDNLLLGAYLRHDNAEVKRDLDYVFTLFPILRERRNQDATTLSGGEQQMCAIGRGIMSRPKLLMIDELSLGLAPRLVERLGEALIEINRKGLTILLVEQDVMTAFEIARHALIIETGRVSMTGTTQALADNPAIRQAYLGM; translated from the coding sequence ATGGCTGAGCAGATCCTGACCGTCGAAGGCCTCGCGGCCGGTTATGGCGACGTCCGCGTGCTCTGGGATATCAATCTCACGGTGGCGGCCGGGGAGATCACCTGCATCGTCGGCTCCAACGGCGCCGGCAAGACCACGCTCCTGCGCACGATTTCAGGCTTGGTGGCGCCCTCGGGCGGGCGCATCATGTTTGCCGGCGAGGACATTGCATCGTTGCCTGCCGACCAGGTTCTGGGGCGCGGCATCGCGCATGTGCCGGAAGGCCGGCGTCTGTTCCGCGGCCTGAGCGTGCATGACAACCTCCTGCTCGGCGCCTATCTCCGCCACGATAACGCCGAGGTGAAGCGCGATCTCGACTACGTGTTCACGCTGTTTCCGATCCTGCGCGAGCGGCGCAATCAGGACGCCACCACGCTGTCCGGCGGTGAGCAGCAGATGTGCGCGATCGGCCGCGGGATCATGTCGCGGCCCAAGCTCCTGATGATCGACGAATTGTCGCTCGGTCTCGCGCCTCGCCTCGTCGAGCGGCTCGGCGAGGCGCTCATCGAGATCAATCGCAAGGGCCTGACCATCCTGCTGGTCGAGCAGGACGTCATGACCGCGTTCGAGATCGCGCGGCACGCGCTGATCATCGAGACCGGCCGGGTCAGCATGACCGGCACGACGCAGGCGCTCGCCGACAATCCGGCGATCCGCCAAGCCTATCTCGGCATGTGA
- a CDS encoding maleate cis-trans isomerase family protein — MTDRLGHRLKLGIVIPSTNTTVQPETDDMRPRGVTNHIGRIHIPDLPLTNNSEFEQIMTAIGPDLYGAVDRVMSCKPAHLIMAMSIPTFWGGLAGAKDLQTRLEKRAGVAVSLGSLACAEALRKFPTVRSIGILTPYQPVGDRQVAGFFEENGWTVGAVHSLKRPSEVLISHATTADLRDGLKTLADRGVDAIVQAGTDLAMADLTGEGERWLGIPVIAINVATYWSALRANGVEDRIEGFGSLLAEH; from the coding sequence ATGACCGACCGACTCGGCCACCGCCTCAAGCTCGGCATCGTGATCCCCTCGACCAACACCACGGTGCAGCCGGAAACCGACGACATGCGGCCGCGCGGGGTGACCAACCACATCGGCCGCATCCACATTCCCGATCTGCCGCTGACCAACAACTCCGAATTCGAACAGATCATGACGGCGATCGGCCCGGACCTCTATGGCGCGGTCGACCGCGTGATGTCGTGCAAGCCGGCGCATCTGATCATGGCGATGTCGATCCCGACCTTCTGGGGCGGCTTGGCCGGCGCTAAGGATCTGCAGACGCGGCTCGAAAAACGTGCCGGCGTCGCAGTGTCGCTCGGCTCGCTCGCCTGTGCCGAGGCGCTGCGGAAATTTCCGACGGTGCGCAGCATCGGCATTCTCACGCCCTATCAGCCGGTCGGCGACCGGCAGGTTGCGGGCTTCTTCGAGGAGAACGGCTGGACGGTCGGCGCCGTGCACAGCCTGAAGCGGCCGAGCGAGGTGCTGATCAGCCACGCCACGACGGCGGACCTCCGCGACGGTCTGAAGACGCTCGCGGACAGGGGCGTCGACGCGATCGTGCAGGCCGGCACGGACCTGGCGATGGCCGACCTCACGGGCGAAGGCGAACGCTGGCTCGGCATTCCGGTGATAGCCATCAACGTCGCGACCTATTGGTCGGCGTTGCGGGCGAACGGCGTCGAAGATCGCATCGAAGGCTTCGGCTCGCTGTTGGCCGAGCACTGA
- a CDS encoding alpha/beta fold hydrolase, which translates to MVPPMTGWFPKPAGAPERRVATGRLTINMVEMGSGPAVLLIHGLGWDHSLWNPTIAYFAPRYRMIAADTRGHGATDKPDGPYDMEMFARDYAALIDALGLKRLCVIGLSQGGMVAQKLALVRPDLVSALVLVSTSCKSDPSLRDNMEARIAAMDTAGPEAAAKIAAESIFSPAWRAANTAALARFFEWRAAMPMAPLNSATRALYDFNLSGDLPNIAVPTLVIAGQEDVLTRPKGMEEVAALIPGATYRMIPETGHMIPVEQPEALTALLAEFLKAHVH; encoded by the coding sequence ATGGTGCCGCCCATGACCGGCTGGTTTCCCAAACCGGCGGGTGCCCCCGAGCGCCGTGTCGCGACCGGTCGCCTGACAATCAATATGGTCGAAATGGGCAGCGGTCCGGCCGTCCTGCTGATCCACGGGCTTGGCTGGGACCACTCGCTGTGGAATCCGACGATCGCTTATTTTGCACCGCGCTACCGCATGATTGCTGCCGACACCCGTGGCCATGGCGCGACCGACAAGCCCGACGGTCCCTACGACATGGAGATGTTCGCGCGAGACTACGCCGCGCTGATCGATGCGCTCGGCTTGAAGCGCCTCTGCGTGATCGGCTTGTCGCAAGGCGGCATGGTGGCGCAGAAGCTCGCGCTGGTGCGGCCCGACCTCGTCTCGGCCCTGGTGCTGGTCTCGACCTCTTGCAAGTCCGATCCATCGCTGCGCGACAACATGGAGGCGCGGATCGCGGCGATGGATACGGCCGGGCCGGAGGCGGCGGCCAAGATCGCGGCGGAAAGCATCTTCTCGCCGGCCTGGCGCGCAGCGAACACCGCGGCGCTGGCGCGCTTCTTCGAATGGCGCGCCGCCATGCCCATGGCGCCACTCAATTCCGCCACGCGCGCCCTCTACGATTTCAACCTGTCCGGCGATCTTCCGAACATTGCCGTGCCGACGTTGGTCATCGCCGGCCAGGAGGATGTGCTGACCAGGCCCAAGGGCATGGAGGAGGTCGCGGCGCTCATCCCCGGCGCGACCTATCGAATGATTCCCGAGACCGGCCACATGATCCCGGTCGAGCAGCCCGAGGCGCTGACTGCGCTTCTCGCCGAGTTTCTGAAGGCGCATGTCCACTGA